A window of the Osmia lignaria lignaria isolate PbOS001 chromosome 2, iyOsmLign1, whole genome shotgun sequence genome harbors these coding sequences:
- the LOC117607070 gene encoding uncharacterized protein LOC117607070 isoform X2 codes for MHPTATRHNRSSIQSAVPPTSTPSPIVHPQQQQQQILYGPIPNPTLTLQPCGTSLHPSCIYSGARRNAALTTPVPLHIQGKSSRWPPKNKLVRNPEYCQQQQQHIQQQLSYNPKSLVLFDQTTNTAPVPAPTASFLIASSTYTHGSFSGDQYNSGITLVPQAYFKSPDVQTFCLLQDRQQQQQQEQLSHGSYYNVSSTNTCNLQTINTNPLYQFHNPNPYASPANYSNQITSPVQTSQSNQIFPNPPVNLVFGNLQRDKSATTSATFDIATFKCGKNRLPAVNDSQIPSIAVESYSEWSSQPTTSSANNLLDIKPSANDAKPETTAYPLEKAVPNVPTKTQEEHYSDESSASFDFTIEAEKMVSALCNTSSNDIGKDETKNDKSDSAPLFNGAGDTISNKNTWFTDFCVDYGTSTSKAVQTDGANIDRAQYPELLRKVIYWGCTEAEVVLNNNCKINPKFGWLRNLSTATKTAVTKSSTCFPIFAGDRVFVSDLINALLRISNGWLILDNYLNKQHYPSLDDKLNCELIRCFQQWEENTHELLNQIVQTFMKLEENGDTSTVEQKPESFGTSFPGDVSVYTNHDLFDPSSGMKQESVNKRNDQDPPFNVAQLPRSGSLRNFGQYNVNQPRQSSEKETKLRRHVESGTQSNGRFRSRGNPSSAKTDTSAQSLNAEFFHLRSKVLTESNQEPSRQWTFKDKKEELGENGSSPRENVDSIFRLQQRQLDENYESSYAQKCLSKMESSFLNPSISQQSMYFTSNNEAEHFYPNYAISPSYTVDYGHKHSKNIDQNHGSKGNMDLIYVGKSSTSQLQLAAVPKDKMTLLSQIEPSVPEKSSEEMTANLSAWFASIRNSDNRQMSFMNLADGNMENVTSRTAARHETSKDLGNCIRQLQIDANCQFQTLQNMQSIQTAPWNAYNLINNRIQVQQVPEEYDSSEDVRVYMKPGSYNVPKKRHQRRSNRRLDNSRNAVGESSANHRNHYSNKEKTYCAATSSTPLPRSIATSVTTTSSTGTITKLPFPASPIVPSSAFSLDNSPRILKRPDTTNYTVSEDVTWKAACASAEILLEALNVKKDTDSKKKESQLTDVSEEPERIKENDNGDSTSQLTRNQEKLKETFAKTVKDDKDVCGGVSSYEASEDESESTYRLSPNTSINEISRSSENKNGSSKMNVKTDSWLIRTLNNVSMANKQKRRKNTTKRHSSESSNSSVTENEQTAAVSSMTNGDVNAITMIKNVEETTCLKQSSVTSDRMKTSEKSDRITGKATYSETVRRCTSLSASFTEKKEFSKKGKLNIANASAISARKCQRKDLEKSYRLLHNKLCKFPGKKTTRNCNIDDPQETSKSVIGMKHGRKKENAEYIEFLDGKSDRGWSVWYSSKRKQSLSPLALSKLEMIHQAVWQMEEAEIFKCPSSRNNDLSSAHTIEDYCKVIKSPMFLETVEYKLKNRIYHKVEHAVRDFRRIVYNSRLYHKNDHDRVKTIETLSKKLEELFEEHFASWDFDDISGSPRESSPVFHRFKTTEQKSVTRRYSNAKKSPSPSITESI; via the exons ATGCACCCAACAGCTACACGACATAACCGATCGTCTATACAATCAGCCGTTCCACCTACGTCAACACCCTCGCCCATTGTACATccgcaacaacaacagcaacaaattCTTTACGGTCCTATCCCTAATCCAACATTGACTCTTCAACCATGTGGAACTAGTTTGCATCCGTCTTGTATTTATTCAGGAGCACGTCGTAATGCTGCATTGACTACTCCTGTTCCTTTACACATACAAG GCAAAAGCAGCAGATGGCCACCCAAGAATAAACTCGTACGAAATCCAGAATATTgtcagcaacaacagcaacataTTCAGCAACAACTATCCTACAACCCGAAGTCTTTGGTTCTGTTTGATCAAACAACAAATACTGCTCCGGTGCCTGCACCAACTGCCTCGTTTTTAATTGCCTCCTCAACCTACACCCATGGTTCCTTTTCTGGGGATCAGTACAATTCTGGAATCACTTTAGTACCACAAGCTTACTTCAAGTCTCCAGATGTTCAAACATTTTGCCTACTCCAAGATcgacaacagcaacagcaacaggaaCAACTGTCACATGGTTCCTATTACAATGTTTCATCCACAAACACTTGCAACTTGCAAACCATCAATACCAATCCGCTGTATCAATTTCATAACCCGAATCCTTACGCATCCCCAGCAAATTATTCGAATCAAATCACGAGCCCGGTTCAAACGTCTCAATCGAATCAAATCTTTCCCAATCCTCCGGTGAACTTGGTCTTTGGAAATCTGCaaagagataaatctgcgaccACCTCCGCCACCTTCGACATCGCAACATTTAAATGCGGTAAAAACCGATTACCAGCAGTGAACGATTCTCAAATTCCATCAATAGCTGTAGAGAGTTACAGTGAATGGTCATCGCAACCGACCACCTCGTCTGCTAATAATTTATTGGACATAAAGCCAAGTGCGAATGACGCAAAACCAGAAACCACGGCGTACCCTTTAGAGAAAGCTGTTCCAAATGTACCTACGAAAACCCAAGAAGAACATTATTCCGACGAATCTTCTGCCAGCTTCGATTTCACCATCGAAGCTGAGAAAATGGTCTCGGCGCTTTGCAACACATCTTCCAACGACATCGGTAAAGATGAAACGAAGAATGATAAATCCGATTCGGCACCGTTGTTCAATGGCGCTGGTGACACTATTTCGAACAAAAACACATGGTTTACCGATTTTTGCGTGGATTACGGAACCAGCACGTCGAAAGCCGTGCAAACGGATGGAGCAAACATCGATCGAGCCCAGTACCCAGAATTGTTGCGAAAAGTTATTTACTGGGGATGCACGGAAGCCGAGGtcgttttaaataataattgcaaaattaatccAAAATTCGGTTGGCTAAGAAACCTTTCCACCGCCACTAAAACGGCTGTTACGAAATCATCGACGTGCTTTCCGATCTTCGCCGGGGATCGTGTATTCGTCAGCGATCTGATAAACGCCTTGTTACGAATCAGTAACGGTTGGCTTATCCTCGACAATTATTTAAACAAGCAACATTATCCGAGTTTAGACGACAAGCTCAATTGCGAATTGATTAGATGCTTTCAACAATGGGAAGAGAACACGCACGAGCTGCTTAATCAGATTGTCCAAACGTTTATGAAACTCGAAGAGAACGGTGATACTTCTACGGTCGAGCAAAAACCAGAATCATTTGGAACCTCTTTTCCAGGTGACGTTTCAGTTTACACGAACCACGACTTGTTTGATCCGTCTTCGGGCATGAAACAAGAATCGGTTAACAAAAGGAACGATCAAGACCCGCCGTTCAATGTCGCTCAGTTGCCGAGAAGCGGAAGTCTGCGAAATTTCGGCCAGTACAACGTTAATCAACCGAGACAGTCGTCtgagaaagaaacaaaattgcGAA GGCACGTGGAATCTGGAACTCAATCGAACGGTAGATTTCGTTCGAGAGGAAATCCGTCCAGCGCAAAGACCGACACGTCCGCGCAATCATTGAACGCGGAATTTTTTCACCTGAGAAGCAAAGTTCTGACGGAAAGTAACCAGGAGCCATCCAGGCAGTGGACGTTTAAGGATAAGAAGGAAGAACTGGGTGAAAACGGTTCGTCGCCACGGGAGAATGTCGATTCCATTTTTCGATTACAACAACGACAACTGGATGAAAATTACGAGTCCAGTTATGCCCAGAAATGTTTATCAAAGATGGAATCGTCGTTTCTGAACCCTTCGATTAGCCAGCAATCAATGTATTTTACCTCGAATAACGAGGCCGAACATTTTTATCCCAATTATGCCATTTCTCCTTCTTACACGGTAGATTATGGTCACAAACATTCGAAGAATATCGATCAGAATCACGGAAGCAAAGGGAATATGGATTTAATTTACGTTGGTAAATCGTCGACCAGTCAACTGCAATTAGCAGCAGTTCCAAAAGATAAAATGACGTTGCTCAGTCAGATTGAGCCAAGTGTACCGGAAAAATCGTCCGAGGAGATGACTGCCAATCTGTCCGCGTGGTTCGCCAGTATAAGAAATTCTGATAATCGTCAAATGTCGTTTATGAATCTCGCCGATGGGAATATGGAAAATGTAACCTCGCGAACAGCCGCTCGTCACGAAACGTCAAAGGACCTTGGTAATTGTATCAGACAATTACAAATCGATGCCAATTGTCAATTCCAAACGTTACAAAATATGCAAAGCATTCAAACGGCACCGTGGAACGCTTATAATCTGATCAATAACCGGATCCAAGTACAGCAAGTTCCGGAAGAATACGACAGCTCCGAGGACGTTCGAGTGTACATGAAACCAGGAAGTTACAACGTTCCAAAGAAAAGGCATCAGAGAAGATCGAATCGTCGTTTGGACAATTCACGAAACGCGGTCGGCGAATCTTCCGCTAATCATCGGAATCATTACAGCAATAAAGAAAAGACATATTGCGCGGCTACATCGTCGACACCTTTGCCTCGATCCATCGCAACATCCGTTACCACCACCAGTTCCACGGGTACAATAACGAAACTACCCTTTCCGGCCAGTCCTATCGTCCCCTCGTCTGCATTTTCTCTCGATAATTCGCCTAGAATTTTGAAACGTCCCGATACCACCAATTACACCGTATCCGAGGATGTCACTTGGAAAGCGGCATGTGCTTCCGCTGAAATTCTCTTGGAAGCATTAAACGTGAAAAAAGATACTGattcgaagaagaaagaaagccaGTTGACTGACGTTAGCGAGGAACCGGAacgtataaaagaaaatgataacgGCGACTCGACGTCGCAGCTAACGCGCAaccaagaaaaattaaaagaaaccttCGCGAAAACTGTGAAAGATGACAAAGATGTTTGCGGCGGTGTTTCAAGTTACGAAGCGTCCGAGGACGAGTCCGAATCAACTTATCGTCTTTCTCCCAACACGAGTATCAACGAGATTTCTCGGTcttctgaaaataaaaatg GTTCTAGTAAAATGAACGTAAAAACGGACTCGTGGTTAATTAGAACTTTGAACAACGTTAGTATGGCGAACAAACAGAAACGACGAAAAAATACCACCAAACGACATAGCTCGGAATCGTCGAACAGTTCGGTGACGGAAAACGAGCAAACCGCAGCGGTTTCATCGATGACCAATGGCGATGTAAACGCAATAACAATGATCAAAAACGTGGAAGAAACTACTTGCTTGAAACAAAGTTCAGTGACCAGCGATCGAATGAAAACATCGGAGAAAAGCGATCGAATCACTGGAAAAGCCACTTATTCCGAGACTGTAAGACGTTGCACTTCCTTGAGCGCATCCTTCACAGAGAAGAAAGAATTTagcaaaaaaggaaaattaaatatcGCTAATGCGTCGGCAATATCTGCGCGCAAATGTCAACGAAAAGATTTGGAAAAATCCTACCGTCTGTTGCACAACAAACTGTGCAAATTTCCTGGGAAAAAGACGACGAGAAATTGTAATATCGATGATCCCCAAGAAACATCCAAATCTGTAATTGGCATGAAACACGGTAGAAAAAAAGAGAATGCCGAGTATATTGAATTCTTAGATGGAAAAAGCGATCGAGGTTGGTCTGTATGGTACAGTTCGAAGAGAAAACAGAGCCTTAGCCCTCTTGCTCTGAGTAAGCTAGAAATGATCCATCAAGCGGTTTGGCAAATGGAGGAGGCAGAAATTTTCAAGTGTCCATCTTCCAGAAACAACGATCTTTCTTCTGCGCACACA ATCGAAGACTATTGTAAAGTTATCAAAAGTCCGATGTTTCTCGAAACTGTCGAGTACAAACTGAAGAATCGGATCTATCATAAAGTAGAACACGCAGTTAGAGACTTCCGTCGTATCGTTTATAATTCAAGATTATACCATAAG AACGATCATGACCGAGTGAAAACGATCGAGACGTTGTCGAAGAAACTTGAAGAATTATTTGAAGAACATTTTGCTAGCTGGGACTTTGATGACATTAGCGGAAGTCCAAGGGAAAGTTCGCCGGTATTTCATCGATTTAAAACTACTGAACAAAAGTCGGTAACACGACGTTATAGTAACGCGAAGAAAAGTCCGTCCCCTTCGATTACAGAAAGTATATGA
- the LOC117607070 gene encoding uncharacterized protein LOC117607070 isoform X3 — translation MHPTATRHNRSSIQSAVPPTSTPSPIVHPQQQQQQILYGPIPNPTLTLQPCGTSLHPSCIYSGARRNAALTTPVPLHIQGKSSRWPPKNKLVRNPEYCQQQQQHIQQQLSYNPKSLVLFDQTTNTAPVPAPTASFLIASSTYTHGSFSGDQYNSGITLVPQAYFKSPDVQTFCLLQDRQQQQQQEQLSHGSYYNVSSTNTCNLQTINTNPLYQFHNPNPYASPANYSNQITSPVQTSQSNQIFPNPPVNLVFGNLQRDKSATTSATFDIATFKCGKNRLPAVNDSQIPSIAVESYSEWSSQPTTSSANNLLDIKPSANDAKPETTAYPLEKAVPNVPTKTQEEHYSDESSASFDFTIEAEKMVSALCNTSSNDIGKDETKNDKSDSAPLFNGAGDTISNKNTWFTDFCVDYGTSTSKAVQTDGANIDRAQYPELLRKVIYWGCTEAEVVLNNNCKINPKFGWLRNLSTATKTAVTKSSTCFPIFAGDRVFVSDLINALLRISNGWLILDNYLNKQHYPSLDDKLNCELIRCFQQWEENTHELLNQIVQTFMKLEENGDTSTVEQKPESFGTSFPGDVSVYTNHDLFDPSSGMKQESVNKRNDQDPPFNVAQLPRSGSLRNFGQYNVNQPRQSSEKETKLRSKWTITDNENVTTIDSTKSVGDIFPGHVESGTQSNGRFRSRGNPSSAKTDTSAQSLNAEFFHLRSKVLTESNQEPSRQWTFKDKKEELGENDYGHKHSKNIDQNHGSKGNMDLIYVGKSSTSQLQLAAVPKDKMTLLSQIEPSVPEKSSEEMTANLSAWFASIRNSDNRQMSFMNLADGNMENVTSRTAARHETSKDLGNCIRQLQIDANCQFQTLQNMQSIQTAPWNAYNLINNRIQVQQVPEEYDSSEDVRVYMKPGSYNVPKKRHQRRSNRRLDNSRNAVGESSANHRNHYSNKEKTYCAATSSTPLPRSIATSVTTTSSTGTITKLPFPASPIVPSSAFSLDNSPRILKRPDTTNYTVSEDVTWKAACASAEILLEALNVKKDTDSKKKESQLTDVSEEPERIKENDNGDSTSQLTRNQEKLKETFAKTVKDDKDVCGGVSSYEASEDESESTYRLSPNTSINEISRSSENKNGSSKMNVKTDSWLIRTLNNVSMANKQKRRKNTTKRHSSESSNSSVTENEQTAAVSSMTNGDVNAITMIKNVEETTCLKQSSVTSDRMKTSEKSDRITGKATYSETVRRCTSLSASFTEKKEFSKKGKLNIANASAISARKCQRKDLEKSYRLLHNKLCKFPGKKTTRNCNIDDPQETSKSVIGMKHGRKKENAEYIEFLDGKSDRGWSVWYSSKRKQSLSPLALSKLEMIHQAVWQMEEAEIFKCPSSRNNDLSSAHTIEDYCKVIKSPMFLETVEYKLKNRIYHKVEHAVRDFRRIVYNSRLYHKNDHDRVKTIETLSKKLEELFEEHFASWDFDDISGSPRESSPVFHRFKTTEQKSVTRRYSNAKKSPSPSITESI, via the exons ATGCACCCAACAGCTACACGACATAACCGATCGTCTATACAATCAGCCGTTCCACCTACGTCAACACCCTCGCCCATTGTACATccgcaacaacaacagcaacaaattCTTTACGGTCCTATCCCTAATCCAACATTGACTCTTCAACCATGTGGAACTAGTTTGCATCCGTCTTGTATTTATTCAGGAGCACGTCGTAATGCTGCATTGACTACTCCTGTTCCTTTACACATACAAG GCAAAAGCAGCAGATGGCCACCCAAGAATAAACTCGTACGAAATCCAGAATATTgtcagcaacaacagcaacataTTCAGCAACAACTATCCTACAACCCGAAGTCTTTGGTTCTGTTTGATCAAACAACAAATACTGCTCCGGTGCCTGCACCAACTGCCTCGTTTTTAATTGCCTCCTCAACCTACACCCATGGTTCCTTTTCTGGGGATCAGTACAATTCTGGAATCACTTTAGTACCACAAGCTTACTTCAAGTCTCCAGATGTTCAAACATTTTGCCTACTCCAAGATcgacaacagcaacagcaacaggaaCAACTGTCACATGGTTCCTATTACAATGTTTCATCCACAAACACTTGCAACTTGCAAACCATCAATACCAATCCGCTGTATCAATTTCATAACCCGAATCCTTACGCATCCCCAGCAAATTATTCGAATCAAATCACGAGCCCGGTTCAAACGTCTCAATCGAATCAAATCTTTCCCAATCCTCCGGTGAACTTGGTCTTTGGAAATCTGCaaagagataaatctgcgaccACCTCCGCCACCTTCGACATCGCAACATTTAAATGCGGTAAAAACCGATTACCAGCAGTGAACGATTCTCAAATTCCATCAATAGCTGTAGAGAGTTACAGTGAATGGTCATCGCAACCGACCACCTCGTCTGCTAATAATTTATTGGACATAAAGCCAAGTGCGAATGACGCAAAACCAGAAACCACGGCGTACCCTTTAGAGAAAGCTGTTCCAAATGTACCTACGAAAACCCAAGAAGAACATTATTCCGACGAATCTTCTGCCAGCTTCGATTTCACCATCGAAGCTGAGAAAATGGTCTCGGCGCTTTGCAACACATCTTCCAACGACATCGGTAAAGATGAAACGAAGAATGATAAATCCGATTCGGCACCGTTGTTCAATGGCGCTGGTGACACTATTTCGAACAAAAACACATGGTTTACCGATTTTTGCGTGGATTACGGAACCAGCACGTCGAAAGCCGTGCAAACGGATGGAGCAAACATCGATCGAGCCCAGTACCCAGAATTGTTGCGAAAAGTTATTTACTGGGGATGCACGGAAGCCGAGGtcgttttaaataataattgcaaaattaatccAAAATTCGGTTGGCTAAGAAACCTTTCCACCGCCACTAAAACGGCTGTTACGAAATCATCGACGTGCTTTCCGATCTTCGCCGGGGATCGTGTATTCGTCAGCGATCTGATAAACGCCTTGTTACGAATCAGTAACGGTTGGCTTATCCTCGACAATTATTTAAACAAGCAACATTATCCGAGTTTAGACGACAAGCTCAATTGCGAATTGATTAGATGCTTTCAACAATGGGAAGAGAACACGCACGAGCTGCTTAATCAGATTGTCCAAACGTTTATGAAACTCGAAGAGAACGGTGATACTTCTACGGTCGAGCAAAAACCAGAATCATTTGGAACCTCTTTTCCAGGTGACGTTTCAGTTTACACGAACCACGACTTGTTTGATCCGTCTTCGGGCATGAAACAAGAATCGGTTAACAAAAGGAACGATCAAGACCCGCCGTTCAATGTCGCTCAGTTGCCGAGAAGCGGAAGTCTGCGAAATTTCGGCCAGTACAACGTTAATCAACCGAGACAGTCGTCtgagaaagaaacaaaattgcGAAGTAAGTGGACTATTACTGACAATGAGAATGTAACGACAATAGACAGCACGAAATCCGTGGGTGATATTTTCCCAGGGCACGTGGAATCTGGAACTCAATCGAACGGTAGATTTCGTTCGAGAGGAAATCCGTCCAGCGCAAAGACCGACACGTCCGCGCAATCATTGAACGCGGAATTTTTTCACCTGAGAAGCAAAGTTCTGACGGAAAGTAACCAGGAGCCATCCAGGCAGTGGACGTTTAAGGATAAGAAGGAAGAACTGGGTGAAAACG ATTATGGTCACAAACATTCGAAGAATATCGATCAGAATCACGGAAGCAAAGGGAATATGGATTTAATTTACGTTGGTAAATCGTCGACCAGTCAACTGCAATTAGCAGCAGTTCCAAAAGATAAAATGACGTTGCTCAGTCAGATTGAGCCAAGTGTACCGGAAAAATCGTCCGAGGAGATGACTGCCAATCTGTCCGCGTGGTTCGCCAGTATAAGAAATTCTGATAATCGTCAAATGTCGTTTATGAATCTCGCCGATGGGAATATGGAAAATGTAACCTCGCGAACAGCCGCTCGTCACGAAACGTCAAAGGACCTTGGTAATTGTATCAGACAATTACAAATCGATGCCAATTGTCAATTCCAAACGTTACAAAATATGCAAAGCATTCAAACGGCACCGTGGAACGCTTATAATCTGATCAATAACCGGATCCAAGTACAGCAAGTTCCGGAAGAATACGACAGCTCCGAGGACGTTCGAGTGTACATGAAACCAGGAAGTTACAACGTTCCAAAGAAAAGGCATCAGAGAAGATCGAATCGTCGTTTGGACAATTCACGAAACGCGGTCGGCGAATCTTCCGCTAATCATCGGAATCATTACAGCAATAAAGAAAAGACATATTGCGCGGCTACATCGTCGACACCTTTGCCTCGATCCATCGCAACATCCGTTACCACCACCAGTTCCACGGGTACAATAACGAAACTACCCTTTCCGGCCAGTCCTATCGTCCCCTCGTCTGCATTTTCTCTCGATAATTCGCCTAGAATTTTGAAACGTCCCGATACCACCAATTACACCGTATCCGAGGATGTCACTTGGAAAGCGGCATGTGCTTCCGCTGAAATTCTCTTGGAAGCATTAAACGTGAAAAAAGATACTGattcgaagaagaaagaaagccaGTTGACTGACGTTAGCGAGGAACCGGAacgtataaaagaaaatgataacgGCGACTCGACGTCGCAGCTAACGCGCAaccaagaaaaattaaaagaaaccttCGCGAAAACTGTGAAAGATGACAAAGATGTTTGCGGCGGTGTTTCAAGTTACGAAGCGTCCGAGGACGAGTCCGAATCAACTTATCGTCTTTCTCCCAACACGAGTATCAACGAGATTTCTCGGTcttctgaaaataaaaatg GTTCTAGTAAAATGAACGTAAAAACGGACTCGTGGTTAATTAGAACTTTGAACAACGTTAGTATGGCGAACAAACAGAAACGACGAAAAAATACCACCAAACGACATAGCTCGGAATCGTCGAACAGTTCGGTGACGGAAAACGAGCAAACCGCAGCGGTTTCATCGATGACCAATGGCGATGTAAACGCAATAACAATGATCAAAAACGTGGAAGAAACTACTTGCTTGAAACAAAGTTCAGTGACCAGCGATCGAATGAAAACATCGGAGAAAAGCGATCGAATCACTGGAAAAGCCACTTATTCCGAGACTGTAAGACGTTGCACTTCCTTGAGCGCATCCTTCACAGAGAAGAAAGAATTTagcaaaaaaggaaaattaaatatcGCTAATGCGTCGGCAATATCTGCGCGCAAATGTCAACGAAAAGATTTGGAAAAATCCTACCGTCTGTTGCACAACAAACTGTGCAAATTTCCTGGGAAAAAGACGACGAGAAATTGTAATATCGATGATCCCCAAGAAACATCCAAATCTGTAATTGGCATGAAACACGGTAGAAAAAAAGAGAATGCCGAGTATATTGAATTCTTAGATGGAAAAAGCGATCGAGGTTGGTCTGTATGGTACAGTTCGAAGAGAAAACAGAGCCTTAGCCCTCTTGCTCTGAGTAAGCTAGAAATGATCCATCAAGCGGTTTGGCAAATGGAGGAGGCAGAAATTTTCAAGTGTCCATCTTCCAGAAACAACGATCTTTCTTCTGCGCACACA ATCGAAGACTATTGTAAAGTTATCAAAAGTCCGATGTTTCTCGAAACTGTCGAGTACAAACTGAAGAATCGGATCTATCATAAAGTAGAACACGCAGTTAGAGACTTCCGTCGTATCGTTTATAATTCAAGATTATACCATAAG AACGATCATGACCGAGTGAAAACGATCGAGACGTTGTCGAAGAAACTTGAAGAATTATTTGAAGAACATTTTGCTAGCTGGGACTTTGATGACATTAGCGGAAGTCCAAGGGAAAGTTCGCCGGTATTTCATCGATTTAAAACTACTGAACAAAAGTCGGTAACACGACGTTATAGTAACGCGAAGAAAAGTCCGTCCCCTTCGATTACAGAAAGTATATGA